The Hermetia illucens chromosome 2, iHerIll2.2.curated.20191125, whole genome shotgun sequence genomic interval CATAAGATTTCAAATTCGGGATATTGCGTTAAacagggaatcgagtacaatggaccactggaGTCGGAGTTCTCAGAGGCTTGTTACAACATTCGGAACCTATGCATATATCtgcaaaaaataacaaaattgcaaattttatgttttttctaaataattttttttaagtaaaataatttttaattttattattataaaactaAAGATTCCACATATTGGCGTGAGCGTGGAGGataatttcaactaaatttttAACTCAAGACAAGACATTGTTAGCagcgatgcattcggaatacatAGCTTTCCATAAAGCTTATTAAATTCACACTAACCGGGAACTATCGACAAATCACTTCCGATTATATATAGCAGTTTTTACAAAgtattttccaaaagttttaAAAAGATGCTCAGACCATACTCTGAAAATGTGGCTAGTAAATAACCAGGTAGGTTTAGAAGGACGATCTGCAACAAGCCAACCATTTGCGAATAAGCAAGTCTCCCTAGGAGGATAATTTTGACGTTTACCAAATATTTATAGACCGCAAGCaaccggtccacaaacatacgtgagccatacgaacgccaccacctctcagacttgatgaatgtcagaatatacagggtgcggcagcatcacttccttttttaaaatccgcgccactcagttataatagttgatgtcatagcggagcgctagtggtctcggtcaaaaggggatactgtaaagttttgtcccgacacggttcagtcgccatcatgcgttggaatagtgaggagcgtgcctttgctgttgaggtttacttttcaagcggatgttcggttattgcaacacagcgtgcatttcggaatcgctttattttagccccgttggctcccgtcccagaccgcaaatcaattgttacataggtcactacattcagacaaactgcaagtgcgacaaaaggaagaactggagtccctcagcccgttagatcacctgagaacattgaagcaatgagagcgtcaatgttgcgatcgccacggggTTcaacgcgcaaacacgcatctgcccttggactatccaatcgttttgtgagaagaattcttcgggatgatcttcattttcatccctataagatggcgatagtgcaggaactttcagaacgtgacttcaattctcggatgaacgcgtgtgagcttcttcttgatgtcgttcccgaggatgctattgtttttttttagcgatgaagcccattttcatttgtgtgggtcggttacaagatttgaagaccaacatctaagaagaaattgccaacataacacctgctatgctaacaagagtcatgacaaacgccagaaatcggtttacgcaatgtatggagaatgacggacgtcacctaacagatttgatcttcaaaacaatgtaaataacaactttagacatgtacctacattataaaaaataaataaatattttccgatgcatacaatagtttttattgagttttgaaaaaaggaagttatgctgccgcaccctgtataagggggccaatatagactcagatcactatctcgttggcatggtgctccaagctcgaataacaacgccaccaggaatcccctctgacaatcagttgagagttaatactgaagccatccacaacgcggCCCTCCGCGACacgtataagagggaaatggatgccgcaataaccgcagtcaacagagatcctggacatgaagcgtcaacaaatgatcttcacaatcacctgaagaacgttatcataaatacggccgcaaatatacttggccccagccgcaaaaggagtcggaacggctggtttgacgatgaatgtaagctagcaatggaacggtaGAATGTTGCATatcgagcaatgttgcattctcaaaggacgcgggcacgcgcggagacttatcatgcaACTcgggcgagcggagaagcgacttcacagacggaaagacgaagcctgggagaaccaacaggtctgtgaactcgaaaagtacatagaacaaccgcaccaggcgcggaagttttaccaacaagtcaacaggatgaagccttacacacctcgatgttcatcctaccgaggcaaagagggaaacctgatttccgacagaatgggcatatttgagcgataggttgagaactttgatgaactactgaacaaccagaacatcgacgagtttaaggtcccgccaactgaagacgacggatagtccgtgcaattcatcggctaaaaaatcataagttgccaggagccaatgTAATTACAgcccaattggttaaatatggaggcgaccaattacaccaagtgattcatcaacttgtgctcaaggtgtgggacagcgaatcaatgcctaacgactagtaaaaaggcattatctgtctcatacataaaaagggagatatcacacagtgcagcaactatagaggtatcacgttgctgagtactatctataagatattctgcgctATCCTGCtagccaaagaggcttcactccatgcgAATCAGCAAAATCACATTGGAAATTGCGGGCTTTAAATCCACAAAATTTTGGGAATTTGTTGCTAGGGCCTAAATAGTGTAGATTCTCAAGGGATGCGACTTACTTTCAATATAGATGAGAAAACCAGGTTTTACTTTTATTGTGTTTTATATCAAACATTTAGGTAATTACATAATTTTGATCATAGCTCCTTTATTATTTATACCACTGTTTTACATCATATCTCATTTTAAAGGTTAAATATGGCAAGggtgcgaatcaatgcctgacgattggaaacgaggcattatctgtctcatacataaaaagggagatgtcacacagtgcagcaattatagaggtatcacgttgctgagtaccatctataagatattctccgctatcttgctaggccggatagccccatacgcccagaacatcattggcccagagaggcttcactccaggcaaatcagcaacagatcagattttctctctgcggcaagcgatggaaaaactgttggaatatggacaacagttgcaccataagttcatctactttaaagccgcctatgatagcgtagccagagtaaaactgtacacggccatgagagaattcggtatcccgacgaaattaacaagattgtctaggctgaccctgaccagataaaaaccagataaaaacagcaggatcactctcaagaccattcgacatcaacaacggtctacgacaaggggatgcgtttTCGATTGCCAAAGGTCATTGCCAATAACAAAGGTCTACGacaatgccctatcatgcgtcctctttaacctggccctcgagaaagtgatccgtgatgctgaggtaaatgcaagaggtacgatcctcttcaagtccacccaactactggcctatgctgacgatgtcgacatcatgggaagaaccacccgagacgtacaaactgccttcatccagatcgagcagacggtaactagcgcgagatctcgggctgcacatcaatgaaggcaagataaagtatatggtggcaacgtcagcaccgaagacgaatcaaccaacaacatcaaaccgcactggttaaacacgaagaagaataaggataggagaatacaactttgagaccgttgacaatttctcctatctagggtcgaaaatcacaagcgataacagctacgttgatgaaatccgcgcacggttgttgtcagccaacagagcctatttcagcttacaaaaactgttccgctcgaaacgtctcaccatagggtcaaagctcttactgtacaagacaatgatcttgccagtcctcatgtattcctctgaaacttgggttcttagcaagaagaattgcgaactattggccgcgttcgagcgaagaatcctctgaagaatttttggccctctacatgaagatgtacgggtcacttaatccgtatgaaagaggatgatcccacccgcaaagtctataagggcaatatctatggtagaaaaagaagacgaggcagaccctgcctaagatggagcgatggcgtaggtcaggacgctagacagcttttagggatatcgaattggtggacctcggcgcaaaaccgggaagtctgaagttccttattaaggcaggcctagaccggataccggttgttgcgccgttggtgatgatgaagagtgcgaattatatccaactttaAACCGCTAGTTCGTTTAGCCCAATCCAAGCCCGGCATATCCCAATTGTTGTTTAGCcattacgaatttacgtttgacgagcTATAGCTCATTCCATATAGCACCTACAAAGACGATTATTCTTCCTGTTATTAAATGTGTTTCGTTTCTGCTTAGTGGTCATTTCTACAGAaaatgcatggttttcgagttatttgcgaaaaatcgttgaaaacatgcaatttttcgatgaaaaaagaaCATGTTTGTACATGAATaattcgaaaactactacttgtccaaaatattttcattaagcATTGTTTGCTTAGAATTGTCCAGTTAATTGGTATCTGCGAttgtttaaaaagaaaaaaaaccggTGAGGAAGCGCTTATTGGCgctatttaatttttgtttcttatacAACTCCTATCCGTCTTAACTGAAAAAGTTCGAAGGAGCAAAGCTTCAATGACTGGactattggtgaaaggaattccttgacttgaaggccccctaaagcggaagaaagggagggataactcgaagtaatgtgacatgAGGTTCGTGGCTAGTTCTCTGGTAACAAgtttgtttagttggtagtccaacgacgTACTATTGCGAGGACACAGAAAGTGCAACCACAATCATTCATCTAATCATGATTTTGTACAAAGTGCAAGTGTTGCTTTACTAAAATTGCGGTCTTCTTCGTTGAATGGTTTCCTTCGGACGCTACCTAATAATGTTGCTATTTTGCTAATGCTTTGAATAAGCCCCCGAAAAAACTCAGGCCCGTGGGAAATTACCCTATTTCAGCAATTAATATAAACTAAATTACTTAGtttgtgataaaaaaataattaataaaattaaaaaaaagttgttaCTCAGACCATTTCAAAGATTCAGTTCCGGTAATATTTTAGCAAAACTCCGGGGATGAAAAGTCGTTAACCCTTTTAAAACGAAATACATATATGTTTCCTCTTCACTCCTTTTTGGAGCATAGGACATGAATGCAGTGTCttcttattgttattttccccctatttcattttcaatgagagTGTTTTGCAGTTTTGTTTCGTTATCATCCCACTTAATACTgttcaagtgataagcctacagcaacgcatAGAAAAACCTAAACCGAAGGTAGCATTCTAGCATTGATGGAAAAGTTTCGAGCTCTCTGACTCCTTAAATACTTCATTGAAAATCAGACGGGGACACAGTCTATTTTTAAGTAAACAATTCAAATTGATCAATTATCGTAGCCTATTTGTTGTTAAAATCATTATTCGCATGCCATGAAATGAAAGAGGCAAATGATTTTTGCCTGCCCGTGAAGATTCCATAACGtaaaaaattatcacttgaaTCCAATGCAGCGTCATATCATTTCGTATTGATTCAAATGAACAATGTACACAGTTCCCCAAGTTTCTCATCGGTCATATCACTAGTTTCGAAATCGAGTTACTTTAACTTCAGTATCGTTTTGAATTTTATCTAAAGAACACGCGTTGAGGTGTTTTCTGCTTCTAATAATCTACAGATAAGGAAAACGGGACTGATAATAACATGAAAAGTATATTCCCTGAAAAATTATTACATTATGTTGACGGTCATAAGTCTTCCGATCCGAATCCAACTCCAAATACTATGGAAAGTAATGGAATAGTTCCGGATATTATTGATGTAGCCCCGGACAATTTCCTGGAGGTAAGCCCTACGAATAAGGATTAAATCTATAAATGATGAGTGACCTTTATATCAACAGGTCGTTTATGACGACGAACTCAAAGTGGATTCAGGCAATGTACTTACTCCCAGGCAAGTTAAAAACGCCCCAGTGGTAACCTGGAGAACAAACCCTAATCAACTCTACACGCTGCTTATGACTGATCCAGACGCACCATCTCGGGATGCACCAACCAATAGGGAGGTTCGTCATTGGCTGATTGTAAACATCACGGAAAACAATGTTCGGAACGGACAAGTTCTAGTGGAATACAGAGGTTCAGGACCACCAAAGGACACAGGATTACATCGATATGTATTCCTACTGTTTCCACAGAAGAAGTATATTGAAAGCATCATGTTCATTCCCAGTTAGTAAGTCAAACTACATATTATCATTTCAACATTACTTTTGTGACCTACGTGATAAGTGTCCCGAATTACATTTAGTAAAATTACTAATAGAAATAACCAAAACTGGCACAATCTAGAATAAAACAGAGAGTGTCGCCACGCTCCACACCTGAGGGTTATCTCCCTACTTTCGTCTCTTGGGTAAAGGCCCTTTGAGTTAGGTCAATGCGCCCTCAGTTTATCAAATCCGAAATGGAAAGTTTGATCACCCCATCAGTGCTGGTATTCGATTGCTTGACTCATCGATCAGTGCTAAGCTGTTTGATAGACTGGGAAACGTTCACAACATACTTACTTCCCATATTGTTTTGACATGGGCCACTTGTTATGGCCGAAGTTTTTGTACACCACGAGTCGACATTTATCGACTAAGAACATAATAGACTTGTAAACATGATACGTAATCCCTCTATATATAAATGCATATGTATTCTTTGATAGTAGTAATGAAGCTGCTGATAAACACTTTTGACACCATAAATgaataatttaattattttttgacaatattttgttattttcacGGCTACGCTTGTAGAGACTTCTTTACCTTTTTGCTTGATTTAAATGTGGCTATTCATAATAAGCTAGTCACAAATATCTAACCAAACATTCTGTTAGTATTCACGCATTAGTCTGGAGCAGTTTTCATGATTTAGTAAGTGCGGAATGAGGTGGCTCACTGCAGTTACGCTTATACGCTTAATTTCAATGACGCTTCGGTCTGCCTTATTGTTTTCCACTTGAATAATTCATTTAGTCAAATGTGAAGGAAGGCAggatctgtctgtttgttaatGTCATAATTTTTGTCTCAATAATACGTAAGCCATGCTTACGAGCATTCGCTGCCTGCTATTGGGAATGTGTTTTAGGCCCGCCTGCACAACCCGAAAAGAGAACATTTCTCTCCTGCAGACCTACTCGTTAAGCATCCAAGCATAGCGTCTTTCATTCCATGGCAaaaccagcaatggaattgtcgcccttcGTTTATATGACTTATCCTGTgttattaaaacaagtcgggaaaccggagctggacgcttcaggtgtgtgtgtgtgtgtgtatggtgggggagaagctacagcttctgagcactcaggccgtgttggcccattgtactcgcctcccccgtctaacggaatattccggattcgttaacgtatcccaGGATTtcggttagtggatgtgatgctacccgtcgcaattggaggacatcggcaccaaagatctgatgcctgatgcgtccataggcgggtcaCTCACATAGGaagtgctccgtggattccacttcctcattacaggagggatacgtatcatcttcggtaattcctattctgaacatatgcccagctagtgaattatggcctgtcagaatgcccacaatacacctgcaagtcctcctcctttccgacaggataaactttgcggtacgtatattgggttctggcaggaaaagtttggtgtgtcgagcagcatttaggctctgccacctgtcattatatgaaacttgttcccagtttttgaaaacagatttagccaatgccactgatactccaattgctggctccggtcccggcgtaggggagattgacccctctttcgctaaagcgtccgagatttcatttccctctatgccacagtgaccaggtacccagagtagttccaccgtattgaatctagacatagagttcaaacggtttctgcattcctgaacgattttcgaggtgatcaaaggactgctcaatggcctcagtgcagcttgactgtcactgcagattccgatgcgcctgcccttcaaccgctcgtcaatcacccagtctgccacccttaggatagttgaaaaaccgttgcatattgtcccaaaggaaaagcccacttctcgttttcattcgagaggtagactccggctccagaaccctcttctgtttttgagccatcggtgtagaagacttccgtatatcccgccacgcattcctctgggtcttcccagtcctctctacgcttcagggtaactacatatcttctacctaaCAGATgaatggggacacgagaatcggaaggcattgtaagaactgtatTAAGTCCTCCCAGtacctcttccaatgctctgtgccccccacatccgttgttttcccatagatctaatcaaattagcctatgagctgctctcattgcagtgctttgaataaatacatccaggggctgcaaattgagtagtgcattcagagctgcgccggatgtcgtgctcatggcaccagtggtatccagacaaacagttctttgcagtgcgtctagtttacggtgaaaacctttttgtctgaaaaaagtcaagcgacgacggctttacggtttcttacaagggcagaggcaaatcgtcagacgttgcctcacctctgccctgggagcagcgtgaccgtagtggctcgcagatgttttgtctcaccttaacccaccacactacggatgcatatacgaacatcggcctaacgatggcaatgtatatccac includes:
- the LOC119650013 gene encoding protein D2-like, encoding MKSIFPEKLLHYVDGHKSSDPNPTPNTMESNGIVPDIIDVAPDNFLEVVYDDELKVDSGNVLTPRQVKNAPVVTWRTNPNQLYTLLMTDPDAPSRDAPTNREVRHWLIVNITENNVRNGQVLVEYRGSGPPKDTGLHRYVFLLFPQKKYIESIMFIPSYDRGSRMKTSTRKLIKEFDLMNPVAGNFFQAQYEESVDPPPEYPK